Proteins encoded by one window of Vibrio algicola:
- the mrcB gene encoding penicillin-binding protein 1B, which produces MRLTTPKKSTTTTAKRKSKTTTSTRKAGPARGRKTKPKKPKKTLLKKLWSIGWKLGLVFIAFMVAAGFYFNNVVTQRFSGQLFELPTVVYARVLNLAPGTEISVAKLRQELDVLNYRKVANPMREGEYSASSTKIELIRRPFDFENGPEPARHVMLYFKGNELSRIQSLDSKADLGFLRIEPKMLGMLEAKKSETRLFLKREQFPEAMVQALLSTEDRNFYHHGGVSPVAIARAFVVNLKAGRAVQGGSTLTQQLAKNLFLSSEKTFWRKFKEAYIAMILDHRFSKDRILEAYLNEVYLGQNGGEAIHGFALASRYYFGQPLQELRIDQLAMLVGMVKGPSYYNPVRRPELTQERRDLVLELMMRQNILSPTQYNDAATRPLDLQKNPHLGRRQPAYFEQLQIELKDKVGDKFKADTGLRLFTTLDPVSQSYLEASVKRTLPKLEKRSGKGLETAVVAVDRQTGEIRAMVGGRQAGYDGFNRALSASRQIGSLAKPSVYLTALEQSDKYNLATTLPDRPITLTNKQGKKWSPKNYDRKFRGEVPLYQAMAKSLNVPTVNLGMQVGIPAVMDTLEKLGVDRQEIRPVPSMFLGSYSLTPYQVAQMFQTITNSGKRARLTALRNVTDVDGNVLYQSVPKASQQVPQQAAWLTTYIMKRVVSEGTSRYLQSKYGWATLAAKTGTSNDLRDSWFVGVDGREVVTIWTGRDDNKPTKLTGASGSLRIYADYLSQRAPEKLTLPWPKNIATDHFDATSAGGYEQDCSGNIDLPMWDKNGEIKDKCNNSPKRWIKDLFSL; this is translated from the coding sequence ATTAGATTGACGACTCCAAAAAAAAGCACCACCACAACCGCTAAGCGAAAAAGCAAAACCACGACTTCAACGCGTAAAGCGGGGCCGGCGCGTGGGCGTAAAACCAAGCCGAAGAAGCCGAAAAAAACCTTACTCAAAAAGTTATGGAGTATTGGTTGGAAGCTCGGTTTGGTGTTTATTGCATTTATGGTGGCAGCCGGTTTTTATTTTAATAATGTGGTGACCCAACGCTTTTCTGGTCAGCTATTTGAACTGCCTACCGTCGTGTACGCGCGAGTCTTAAATTTAGCGCCCGGCACTGAAATTTCGGTAGCCAAATTACGCCAAGAATTGGATGTATTGAATTACCGCAAAGTCGCCAACCCAATGCGGGAAGGGGAGTATTCGGCCTCATCAACCAAAATTGAGTTGATCCGCCGTCCGTTTGATTTTGAAAATGGCCCAGAGCCGGCGCGTCATGTGATGCTGTATTTCAAAGGCAATGAACTGAGCCGTATTCAATCATTAGACTCTAAAGCTGATCTAGGATTTTTACGTATCGAGCCTAAGATGCTGGGCATGCTCGAAGCAAAAAAATCTGAAACACGCTTATTTTTAAAGCGAGAGCAATTCCCTGAAGCGATGGTGCAAGCACTGCTTTCGACTGAGGACCGGAATTTTTACCATCACGGCGGTGTTTCACCCGTGGCGATTGCGCGTGCGTTTGTGGTGAATCTTAAAGCCGGTCGCGCAGTACAAGGAGGAAGTACTTTAACTCAACAGTTGGCTAAAAACTTATTCCTCAGCAGTGAAAAAACCTTCTGGCGTAAATTTAAAGAAGCCTATATTGCGATGATCTTAGATCATCGTTTTAGCAAAGATCGCATTTTAGAAGCCTATTTGAATGAGGTGTATTTAGGGCAAAATGGCGGCGAAGCGATCCACGGTTTTGCGTTAGCATCGCGCTATTACTTTGGCCAACCGTTGCAAGAATTGCGCATCGATCAGCTGGCGATGTTAGTTGGTATGGTGAAAGGACCATCGTATTACAATCCTGTTCGTCGCCCTGAACTGACTCAAGAACGCCGTGATTTGGTGCTTGAATTGATGATGCGTCAAAATATTTTAAGCCCAACTCAATATAATGACGCCGCCACTCGTCCGTTGGATCTGCAAAAAAATCCGCATCTTGGTCGTCGTCAGCCAGCCTATTTTGAGCAACTGCAAATTGAGCTAAAAGATAAAGTGGGTGATAAATTTAAAGCTGATACTGGTTTGCGTTTATTCACCACTCTTGATCCTGTTTCGCAAAGCTACCTAGAAGCGTCGGTGAAGCGCACATTGCCAAAACTGGAAAAACGTTCAGGTAAAGGTTTAGAAACCGCCGTAGTCGCGGTGGATCGTCAAACCGGAGAGATCCGCGCCATGGTGGGTGGACGTCAAGCGGGTTACGATGGCTTTAACCGCGCATTAAGTGCCAGCCGACAAATTGGCTCGTTGGCAAAACCGTCTGTTTACCTCACCGCATTAGAGCAAAGCGATAAGTACAATTTAGCCACCACCTTGCCTGATAGGCCGATCACGCTGACCAATAAACAAGGCAAAAAATGGTCACCGAAAAACTACGACCGAAAATTCCGTGGTGAAGTGCCTTTGTATCAAGCGATGGCCAAATCGTTAAATGTGCCAACCGTGAACTTAGGCATGCAAGTTGGTATTCCTGCTGTGATGGATACTTTAGAAAAACTCGGCGTAGATAGACAAGAGATCCGTCCGGTTCCATCTATGTTTTTAGGTTCATATTCACTTACGCCATATCAAGTGGCGCAAATGTTCCAGACCATTACCAACTCAGGCAAGCGTGCGCGCTTAACCGCGTTGCGTAATGTGACCGATGTGGATGGCAATGTGTTGTATCAAAGCGTGCCTAAAGCCTCGCAACAAGTGCCGCAACAAGCCGCTTGGCTCACTACCTACATTATGAAGCGAGTGGTGAGTGAAGGCACCAGTCGTTACCTGCAATCGAAATATGGTTGGGCAACGCTGGCGGCCAAAACCGGCACCAGTAACGATCTACGTGACAGTTGGTTTGTCGGGGTTGATGGGCGAGAAGTGGTGACCATTTGGACCGGGCGTGATGATAACAAGCCGACTAAATTAACCGGTGCCAGTGGTTCACTGCGTATTTATGCCGATTACTTATCACAACGTGCCCCAGAAAAACTGACCTTGCCGTGGCCTAAAAACATTGCCACTGATCACTTTGATGCCACTTCCGCTGGGGGTTATGAGCAAGATTGTTCTGGTAATATTGATTTGCCGATGTGGGATAAAAATGGTGAGATAAAAGATAAGTGTAACAATAGTCCGAAACGTTGGATTAAAGATTTGTTTAGCCTCTAA
- the hrpB gene encoding ATP-dependent helicase HrpB, with the protein MPSASLPIIEVMPALLQAIGSSEQVILKAAPGAGKSTHLPLCLLQQQVGDVAHLSGKIIMMEPRRLAARNIAHYLAKQLGESVGETVGYRIKGDSKVSAKTRLEIVTEGVMTKMIQSDPELSGIDLIIFDEFHERSIHADTALAFGLEVQQALRDDLKILVMSATLDQQALCTLLPDAQYIESQGRGYPIEYHYSPLKPNEYLVPRLAQLIPRWMAQQSGSMLVFLPGVGDIVRLQQALVQQKQHHANLNNIDICPLYGQLDHQAQQMAIQPSMTGRRKICLATNIAETSLTIEGIRMVIDSGLERSAKFDPKTGITKLDQHMIAQSSAEQRAGRAGRLEAGICIRLYSQEMLQQQVKVPLPEILRSDLTSLQMELIQWGALQADELMWLDNPPQSNLSQAKDLLQTLGLLDVNGQLTSMAKLSQGLGVEPRLAAMILKAQALGAKTVSAAIALVALLEEPEKSVLDISHSLHRWQQKSHPKTARLNQRSQQLANKIKQLNISAFNSQFSVSSVDAGLFGVCAAIAFPDRIAMQRAGSLGEYILANGHGASMPEHDGLAAEAMIVAIDVMRTVANKFSPASAVNSQIFTAVSIDVREIQNELPHLIQAKTQVQWDDSKGKIIAEQQQRIGQLVLERRRLPKPEPELITSALLDYIRRKGLSALPWNDSSNNLLHRMRNGRDWLPNEAWPLLDDSDLLAQLEHWLAPYMLNIETVAQLKKVNLTQALLAYLAWPLNKSIDEWLPTHYTLPTGNRKAIRYQDKSQPVLSVRMQEMFGESDSPLIAQGQKKLVLELLSPAQRPLQITQDLAGFWQGSYKEVQREMKGRYPKHVWPDNPATHEATAKTKRNFNK; encoded by the coding sequence TTGCCGAGCGCTTCATTACCGATCATTGAAGTAATGCCTGCGCTATTACAAGCGATCGGTTCAAGCGAGCAAGTGATCTTAAAAGCGGCGCCAGGAGCGGGGAAGTCGACTCACCTGCCACTGTGCTTATTGCAGCAACAAGTCGGTGATGTGGCGCACTTGAGTGGTAAAATCATTATGATGGAGCCGCGACGATTAGCAGCGCGTAATATTGCGCATTATTTGGCTAAACAGCTTGGCGAAAGTGTTGGTGAAACGGTCGGTTACCGCATTAAAGGCGATTCTAAAGTCAGCGCCAAGACTCGGCTTGAGATTGTCACCGAAGGGGTGATGACCAAGATGATCCAATCCGATCCCGAGCTAAGCGGCATTGATCTGATTATTTTTGATGAATTCCATGAGCGTAGCATTCACGCCGATACCGCTTTGGCCTTTGGCTTGGAAGTGCAACAGGCATTGCGCGACGATCTTAAGATCTTGGTGATGTCCGCCACGCTCGACCAACAAGCTTTGTGTACCTTATTGCCCGATGCGCAATATATTGAATCACAAGGGCGTGGTTACCCGATTGAATACCACTATTCGCCATTAAAACCCAATGAATACCTAGTGCCACGTTTAGCTCAGTTGATCCCGCGTTGGATGGCGCAACAATCGGGCTCTATGTTGGTATTTCTGCCCGGTGTGGGCGATATTGTGCGGTTGCAACAAGCCTTAGTGCAGCAAAAACAACACCATGCCAATTTAAATAATATCGATATTTGTCCTTTATACGGTCAACTTGATCATCAAGCGCAGCAAATGGCGATCCAACCGAGCATGACAGGACGACGGAAGATCTGTTTGGCCACCAATATTGCCGAAACCAGCTTAACCATTGAAGGGATCCGTATGGTTATCGACTCTGGTCTTGAGCGCAGTGCTAAGTTTGATCCTAAAACCGGTATTACCAAGCTCGATCAACACATGATCGCGCAATCTTCGGCCGAGCAGCGCGCCGGACGAGCAGGGCGTTTAGAAGCGGGGATCTGCATTCGCTTATACAGCCAAGAAATGTTGCAACAACAAGTGAAAGTGCCGTTACCCGAAATTCTGCGCAGTGACTTAACCTCATTACAAATGGAGCTTATTCAATGGGGTGCCTTGCAAGCCGATGAGCTGATGTGGTTGGATAATCCGCCGCAATCCAATTTATCTCAAGCCAAAGATTTACTGCAAACCTTAGGTTTACTCGATGTTAACGGGCAGTTGACCTCAATGGCCAAACTTAGCCAAGGGTTAGGTGTTGAACCAAGACTTGCCGCGATGATATTAAAGGCGCAAGCTTTAGGCGCTAAAACGGTGTCGGCAGCGATTGCGCTGGTGGCGTTATTAGAAGAGCCTGAAAAATCGGTACTTGATATCAGCCACAGTTTGCATCGTTGGCAGCAAAAATCGCACCCTAAAACGGCGCGTCTAAACCAACGTAGCCAACAACTGGCGAATAAAATCAAGCAATTAAACATAAGTGCATTCAATAGTCAGTTTTCAGTGTCATCGGTCGATGCAGGATTATTTGGCGTCTGTGCAGCCATCGCGTTTCCCGATAGAATTGCGATGCAACGCGCCGGCTCGTTAGGTGAGTATATTCTGGCAAATGGTCATGGCGCCTCCATGCCAGAGCATGATGGATTAGCAGCAGAAGCGATGATTGTCGCGATAGATGTGATGCGTACCGTGGCAAATAAATTTTCGCCTGCCAGCGCGGTTAACAGCCAAATTTTTACTGCGGTTAGCATTGATGTGCGCGAAATACAAAACGAGTTACCGCATTTGATTCAAGCGAAAACTCAAGTGCAATGGGATGATAGTAAAGGTAAAATCATTGCCGAACAGCAGCAACGGATCGGTCAACTGGTATTAGAACGTCGCCGCTTGCCAAAACCGGAGCCAGAACTTATCACCTCGGCATTATTGGATTATATTCGCCGCAAAGGGTTGTCGGCGCTGCCTTGGAATGACAGCAGTAATAATTTATTACACCGCATGCGCAATGGGCGAGATTGGTTACCCAATGAAGCATGGCCATTATTAGACGATAGCGATCTTTTAGCACAACTCGAACATTGGCTGGCACCGTACATGCTAAACATAGAAACGGTCGCGCAATTAAAAAAGGTCAATCTAACCCAAGCCTTGTTGGCCTATTTAGCGTGGCCATTAAATAAATCTATCGATGAATGGTTGCCGACCCATTACACTTTGCCAACCGGAAATCGTAAAGCGATCCGCTATCAAGATAAGTCGCAGCCGGTGTTGTCGGTGCGAATGCAAGAAATGTTTGGTGAGTCGGATTCACCGTTGATCGCCCAAGGGCAAAAAAAGTTGGTGTTAGAGTTACTCTCACCGGCGCAAAGGCCATTACAAATCACGCAAGATTTAGCCGGTTTTTGGCAAGGCTCCTACAAAGAAGTGCAAAGAGAAATGAAAGGTCGATACCCAAAGCATGTGTGGCCAGATAACCCTGCAACACATGAGGCGACAGCGAAAACCAAGCGCAATTTTAACAAATAA